One genomic segment of Scophthalmus maximus strain ysfricsl-2021 chromosome 3, ASM2237912v1, whole genome shotgun sequence includes these proteins:
- the rbp7a gene encoding retinoid-binding protein 7a — translation MRLRAHLTISQNSIVSASFQISSPQQSEDHILFTHTGTTHKKGVIKMPACLCGTWDIVSNVNMEGYMIALGISPCLRKVALKLKLRKVIELQGDQLIIKTLSILRNYTLSFRVGQEFEEFTQGLDKRHVKSLVTWEGNKLACEQVGEKKSRGWTHWIEDNKLHLELHCEGQVCKQVFKKNVPE, via the exons ATGAGGTTAAGGGCACACCTAACTATCTCACAAAACAGCATTGTCTCGGCCTCTTTTCAGATCTCATCACCCCAGCAATCTGAGGATCacattttattcacacacacaggcacaacacATAAAAAAGGGGTAATCAAaatgcctgcctgcctctgtgGCACATGGGACATCGTGAGCAATGTCAACATGGAGGGTTATATGATTGCACTGG GCATCAGCCCTTGTTTACGAAAGGTCGctctgaaactgaaactaaGGAAGGTGATCGAGCTGCAGGGGGACCAGCTCATCATCAAGACACTCAGCATCCTCCGAAACTACACCCTCTCCTTCAGAGTGGGCCAGGAGTTTGAGGAGTTCACCCAGGGACTCGACAAAAGACATGTCAAG TCACTGGTGACGTGGGAGGGGAATAAACTGGCGTGTGAACAGgttggagagaagaagagccgGGGTTGGACTCACTGGATCGAAGACAACAAGCTGCATCTT GAGTTGCACTGCGAAGGACAAGTCTGCAAGCAGGTTTTTAAGAAGAATGTGCCTGAGTGA